The region GGGTCGGCCACGCACTACGTGGGCGCCGTGGACATGGCCGACCTTCACGGGCGGTGAGTACACGTGTGGGGCCCGGAGTGGGCGGGGTCTCGGTGGGGGGAGGACAGGAAGTGACCGtggggggacaggaagtgaccgtggagtgggacaggaagtgacccgggaggacaggaagtgaccgtggggggacaggaagtgaccaTGGAGTGGGACAGGAAGTGACCGTGGATTGGGACAGGAAGTGACCCGGGAGGACAGGAAGTGACTCTGCTGGACAGGAAGTGACCCTGGGGGTGGACAGGAAGTGATCGtggggggacaggaagtgaccaTGGAGTGGGACAGGAAGTGATCCGGGAGGACAGGAAGTGACCCTGCTGGACAGGAAATGACCCTGGGGGTGGACAGGAAGTGACCGtggggggacaggaagtgacctTAGATGGGACAGGAAGTGAACCAGGAGGACAGGAAGTGACTCTGCTGGACAGGAAGTGACCCTGGGGGTGGACAGGAAGTGACCGtggggggacaggaagtgaccgTGGGGGGAAAGGAAGTGACCCGGGAGGACAGGAAGTGACCGTGGGGGGACAGGAAGTGTGACCCCGCCTTCCCAtaacccccccccatccccacacccTGACCCCGCAGCCACGCCTACTCCCCGTACGCGGCCTACGCGCAGAGCAAGCTTGCCCTCGCCCTGTTCGCCCTGCGGCTGCAGCGCGTCCTGGACGCCCGCGGCGACCCCGTGACCTCCAACATGGCCGACCCTGGCGTGGTCGACACCGAGCTGTACCGGCACGCGGGGTGGGTCCTGCGCACGGTGAAGCGGGCCCTCGGGCGGCTCGTGTTCAAGGTGAGCACGGGCGCGACCCCCGACCCCGTGTGACCTCACGTGACCCCTTCCGACCCCGTGTGACCCATGTGACCCCCCTCCTGACCTTGTGTGACCTCCATTGACCCCTGCCTACCCCTTGGTGACCCCTTGACCTCTGATGACCCCATGTGACCCTCAGTGACCCCCACCTGACCCTGCGTGACCCCGGTTGACCCCATGGAGCCCAGTGTGTCCCATGACCTCTGATGACCCCATGTGACCCTCAGTGACCCCACCTGACCCTGCGTGACCCTGGTTGACCCCATCGAGCCCAGTGTGACCCATGACCTCTGATGACCCCATGTGACCCTCAGTGACCCTGAGACCCATGACCCCCGCGCGCGATCACACCCGACGCCTACTTGAACCCCCACCGCCTCGAGCGACCCCGCGACCTCTGATGACCCCCGCGTGacccctcccgccccccacccccccgcagaGCCCGGAGGAGGGCGCGTGGACGCTGGTGTACGCGGCGGCCGCGCCGGAGCTGGAAGGGGTCGGAGGTCGCTACCTGCGCGACGAGGCGGAGGCGGAGCCGCTGGGGGCCGCGCGGGACCGGGAGCTGCAGCGGCGTCTGTGGGCCGAGGGCCTCAGGCTGACGGGCGCGGGGGGCGGGGACGGCGACGGCGTCGCGGGGTGATGANNNNNNNNNNNNNNNNNNNNNNNNNNNNNNNNNNNNNNNNNNNNNNNNNNNNNNNNNNNNNNNNNNNNNNNNNNNNNNNNNNNNNNNNNNNNNNNNNNNNNNNNNNNNNNNNNNNNNNNNNNNNNNNNNNNNNNNNNNNNNNNNNNNNNNNNNNNNNNNNNNNNNNNNNNNNNNNNNNNNNNNNNNNNNNNNNNNNNNNNNNNNNNNNNNNNNNNNNNNNNNNNNNNNNNNNNNNNNNNNNNNNNNNNNNNNNNNNNNNNNNNNNNNNNNNNNNNNNNNNNNNNNNNNNNNNNNNNNNNNNNNNNNNNNNNNNNNNNNNNNNNNNNNNNNNNNNNNNNNNNNNNNNNNNNNNNNNNNNNNNNNNNNNNNNNNNNNNNNNNNNNNNNNNNNNNNNNNNNNNNNNNNNNNNNNNNNNNNNNNNNNNNNNNNNNNNNNNNNNNNNNNNNNNNNNNNNNNNNNNNNNNNNNNNNNNNNNNNNNNNNNNNNNNNNNNNNNNNNNNNNNNNNNNNNNNNNNNNNNNNNNNNNNNNNNNNNNNNNNNNNNNNNNNNNNNNNNNNNNNNNNNNNNNNNNNNNNNNNNNNNNNNNNNNNNNNNNNNNNNNNNNNNNNNNNNNNNNNNNNNNNNNNNNNNNNNNNNNNNNNNNNNNNNNNNNNNNNNNNNNNNNNNNNNNNNNNNNNNNNNNNNNNNNNNNNNNNNNNNNNNNNNNNNNNNNNNNNNNNNNNNNNNNNNNNNNNNNNNNNNNNNNNNNNNNNNNNNNNNNNNNNNNNNNNNNNNNNNNNNNNNNNNNNNNNNNNNNNNNNNNNNNNNNNNNNNNNNNNNNNNNNNNNNNNNNNNNNNNNNNNNNNNNNNNNNNNNNNNNNNNNNNNNNNNNNNNNNNNNNNNNNNNNNNNNNNNNNNNNNNNNNNNNNNNNNNNNNNNNNNNNNNNNNNNNNNNNNNNNNNNNNNNNNNNNNNNNNNNNNNNNNNNNNNNNNNNNNNNNNNNNNNNNNNNNNNNNNNNNNNNNNNNNNNNNNNNNNNNNNNNNNNNNNNNNNNNNNNNNNNNNNNNNNNNNNNNNNNNNNNNNNNNNNNNNNNNNNNNNNNNNNNNNNNNNNNNNNNNNNNNNNNNNNNNNNNNNNNNNNNNNNNNNNNNNNNNNNNNNNNNNNNNNNNNNNNNNNNNNNNNNNNNNNNNNNNNNNNNNNNNNNNNNNNNNNNNNNNNNNNNNNNNNNNNNNNNNNNNNNNNNNNNNNNNNNNNNNNNNNNNNNNNNNNNNNNNNNNNNNNNNNNNNNNNNNNNNNNNNNcacacacgcacacacacacacgcacacacgcacacacatagacaatacatataaacacataaaaatagttATCTActacacatacctatacacagacacacacacacacatacacacacacacatatatacattatacacacgcgcacacacacacatacgcacacacacatacacacatacacacttgatTAAAAAAACCGAACTTTCAAAAAACCCGAGAACTCGAATAAGACCCGAAAAAATTCTAAAACCCGGAAAAATGCCTTAAATTCTACAAAAGCTCAGGAACCGAAGACAACATCACAACCACAGCAACACAAACCCTGCGGCATTGAAAAGTCGCCCAAAACACTGACAAGAcccaaaatcatttttaaaatgaaaaaaccctttaaaaaagTCCTAAAATCCTtaataaagacttaaaaaaaaaccctaaaattctaaaaaaaaaaaaaaacaaaaaacaaagaactctaaaaaattccaaaaaaaatcctaaaaccttaaaaaaaaaatgctctgaaACCCTACAAAATTTCAAGAACCCTAAAAATACgctaaaagaaacataaaaccttaaaaacaaaaacaaaaacaaacaaacaaaaacctatggcCTTAATAAATCTCTGAA is a window of Mus caroli unplaced genomic scaffold, CAROLI_EIJ_v1.1 scaffold_25096_1, whole genome shotgun sequence DNA encoding:
- the LOC110287625 gene encoding dehydrogenase/reductase SDR family member on chromosome X homolog — encoded protein: DPAAGVMLEPRAETEDGFERHLGVNFLGHFLLTLLLLPALRASGAEGQGSRVVTVGSATHYVGAVDMADLHGRHAYSPYAAYAQSKLALALFALRLQRVLDARGDPVTSNMADPGVVDTELYRHAGWVLRTVKRALGRLVFKSPEEGAWTLVYAAAAPELEGVGGRYLRDEAEAEPLGAARDRELQRRLWAEGLRLTGAGGGDGDGVAG